The following proteins come from a genomic window of Ferrovibrio sp. MS7:
- a CDS encoding beta strand repeat-containing protein produces the protein MPVVVNLGDGGNTQTYGKVDILVSGSGADAITITSPAAAANINLGGGADSLVLQGASNTATVGNVETLTGGSGADTITLGAPLSGGQIDLGGGNDSLRLAHGTNSLTLLNVETVIGGTGADNITLGNAVTKGSFSLGDGADKLQLANGGNTISVAGVETLTGGSGADIVIATGALPNAQIDLGGGADSFMLGTGVNNVTLANVETITGVGGADTVTLSTDLTGGKVDLGGGNDSLKLTNGGNNGTVLNVETLTGGNGADQITLGGKGSADLGLGNDKVTITDAGGSFTLANIESIQGGAGADKITLTTSLTTSSSVDLGAGSDSIALANTGNTAVISNAETVQGGSGGDAITLGTAVSNGSVDLGGGNDSLKLADGGNTITVANVETITGGAGADVVTVSTPLVNSTLDLGGGNDQIKLAAGTNTLTLANVETITGGTGADTVTLSTELNGGKVDLGGGNDSLKLANGGNSATIGNVETITGGSGADVITVSGKASIDLGGGSDKVTLSAASTVTLANVESVTGSSGADTVTLTGTLGAGSSIDLGGGTDKLVLANGSNSATISNVENISSGIGNDTIVLGQTISKGSVDLGAGSDKLTLADGVNSLGVSNVETLVGGSGADTVAISSKLTNASIDLGGGSDKLTLVGAGNSASIANVETLVGSSGNDTLTITTGLTNASIDLGAGNDSLKLADGGNSATIANAETITGGNGADLITLSAAAKASIDLGGGNDALKLANAANTVTVASIETLTGGTANDSVVITSALASGAVIDLGGGLDKLTLQNGGTLTVTGIETLITGSTNDSITLANAVAKGNIDLGDGQDSLTLAAGDNTLQLTGIETVTGNSGADSITFTTQATATVNLGAGNDKLALGKGNNAVTLTGVETVTGNAGFDTVTLMDTAASRIDLGAGVDKLILTNGNNTITLAGVENLVGGSGDDAISVTGGITGATYDLGAGSDKLSLGLGTNTLTVSNAETILGGNANDTITLGNAVTGISIDLANGNDSLKLAHGGNSLTLSNVETITGGNDADLITLATTLARGSIELGAGADKLTLADGGPQTLTIGNVETLIGGNGNDSIVFTTGVTGLVDLGDGKDKLTLGNGGNTLTLNNIETIVGGTGADVITLGAALSAASIDLGIGNDKLVLANGVNNITLGGVETLIAGNGDDTITLVNAVGTAGSFDFGGGSDKLILAAGINTVTLSNIETVIGNSGTDSVTLTNTLNGSVDLGAGSDSLTLANGGNILTLTNIETIVGGSGADLITLTGGIAKGSISLGAGSDSLTLGAGANTLTVSGVETLIGNSGADIITLLDAVNGSIDLGDGNDKLTLAGGNNTLTLSNIESVIGNSGVDVITLNTAGTKIYVELGTGGDKLTLANGGNTATIGNVETITGGTGADIITLQAALTTGGKIDLGDGADKLVLANGINTLTLSNIETITGGTGADAVTLTHAVTGIDINLGLGSDSLALTNGGNVLTMSGVETLTSGSGNDSITFGAAVAKGSVDLGGGNDSLTLASGTNTLTLANIETVTGNFGADLLTFTTTLNGGLIDTGLGNDKVVLADGGNTVTLTGVETVIGGVGSDYVTVAAAQGNLQINMGAGADKIVLADGNNNATIGDTEIIIGGTGADTIKLTTALVGQIDLAAGNDRVTLFNGDNNLTLTGVETVIGGTGTDDVRLTDAVTNGSYSLGAGVDTLTLANGTNVITISGVESLFAGSGCDTVTLGAGGNTITLSNVETLIGGAGADIVTLATTYNGEIDLGAGADKLTLADGGNSITLSNVESVIGGSGADVITLDTTVASGNFDLNGGNDRLYLADGGNTLTVTDVETLVGGSGSDKITLNSVLGTGALIDLGDGDDSLTLAGSGNIVTLTNVETIIASAGTDDLTLATTVDNGNISLGAGSDKLKFADGGNTATVTYVETITGGDGADIITLGTAPASGSVDLGDGDDKLVLTAASNTLLVANVETLIGGSGADIITLVGSLAANTLIDLGVGADSLTLADAVNEITLSNIETLQGGALADTVTLSGTMSNASIDLGDGGDVLVLADGGNTITVSNVETLTGGSGNDVITLGASLADAVIDLGAGTDTLTLSADGGSATIANVEVLIGAAGDDVITLLGNLTVASLDLGAGSDSLTLADGGNSLTASNIETLTGGSGNDVVTLGAGGNTILVDGIETLTGGAGADNVTLANGGVTLTISGIETLNGGSGADSVTLVDGGNTITMSGIETLIGGSGNDAVTFTQGVEPGAILDLGAGNDSLKLADGGNELTVSNIETVIGGTGADSLTLSDAGGSITVSSIETLTGGSGADNVTLTTAFTGDSIDLGAGLDTLTLANGTNTITTAGIETVNGGTGADTITLGGSQAGFVFGGGGNDTIAGSVGADTLVGGGGTNSLTGGAGNDRFVFDSTSGNTTVLDMGSGDKIAFDTNNNSTLTGNAFVLADQLVDNVNIKMVADAVARAATQLGEGGFVYQQDTGQLYYEANGDFFSGSSMLIGKVTTDGSTPWTYDFSVFREL, from the coding sequence GTGCCCGTGGTGGTCAATCTCGGTGACGGTGGCAACACCCAGACCTATGGCAAGGTTGATATCCTTGTCAGCGGATCGGGTGCTGATGCCATCACGATCACCAGTCCCGCCGCTGCGGCCAATATCAATCTCGGCGGCGGCGCCGACAGCCTCGTTCTCCAGGGCGCCAGCAACACGGCCACGGTCGGCAATGTCGAAACCCTGACCGGCGGCAGCGGCGCCGACACGATCACACTGGGCGCTCCGCTTTCGGGCGGCCAGATCGATCTCGGCGGCGGCAATGACAGCCTGCGGCTGGCCCACGGCACCAACAGTTTGACCCTACTCAATGTCGAGACCGTCATCGGCGGCACCGGGGCCGACAACATCACGCTAGGCAACGCGGTTACGAAAGGCAGCTTCAGCCTTGGCGATGGCGCCGACAAGCTGCAACTGGCCAATGGCGGCAACACCATCAGCGTCGCTGGCGTCGAGACCCTGACCGGCGGCAGCGGCGCGGATATCGTCATCGCCACCGGCGCGCTGCCGAATGCCCAGATCGATCTTGGCGGCGGCGCCGACAGTTTCATGCTCGGCACTGGCGTTAACAATGTCACGCTGGCCAATGTCGAGACCATCACCGGTGTTGGCGGTGCCGACACGGTGACGCTCAGCACGGATCTCACCGGCGGCAAGGTGGACCTTGGCGGCGGCAATGACAGCCTGAAGCTGACCAATGGCGGCAATAACGGCACGGTTTTGAATGTCGAAACCCTGACCGGCGGCAATGGCGCCGATCAGATCACGCTGGGCGGCAAGGGCAGTGCCGATCTTGGCCTTGGCAATGACAAGGTGACCATTACCGATGCCGGCGGCAGCTTCACGCTGGCCAATATCGAAAGCATCCAGGGCGGCGCTGGCGCCGACAAGATTACGCTCACCACCTCGCTCACCACCTCCAGCAGCGTCGATCTGGGGGCCGGTAGCGATAGCATCGCGCTGGCGAATACCGGCAATACCGCCGTGATCAGCAATGCCGAAACTGTCCAAGGCGGCAGCGGCGGCGATGCCATCACGCTTGGCACCGCCGTATCAAATGGCAGTGTCGACCTCGGCGGCGGCAATGACAGCCTGAAACTGGCCGATGGCGGCAATACCATCACGGTGGCGAATGTCGAAACCATCACCGGCGGCGCCGGCGCCGATGTGGTGACGGTTTCCACCCCGCTGGTGAACTCGACCCTGGATCTTGGCGGCGGCAACGATCAGATCAAGCTGGCTGCCGGCACCAACACGCTGACGCTGGCGAATGTTGAAACCATCACCGGCGGCACCGGTGCCGATACGGTGACGCTGTCCACCGAGCTGAATGGCGGCAAGGTCGATCTCGGTGGCGGCAATGACAGCCTGAAGCTGGCCAATGGCGGCAATTCCGCCACGATCGGCAATGTTGAAACCATCACTGGCGGTTCCGGTGCCGATGTCATCACCGTCAGCGGCAAGGCCAGCATCGACTTGGGCGGCGGCAGTGACAAGGTTACGCTTTCGGCGGCCTCCACGGTGACGCTGGCCAATGTCGAAAGCGTCACCGGCTCCTCAGGCGCCGATACCGTCACCCTGACCGGAACGCTTGGGGCCGGTTCCAGTATCGATCTCGGTGGTGGCACCGACAAGCTGGTGCTGGCCAATGGCAGCAACAGTGCCACGATCAGCAATGTCGAGAATATCTCCAGTGGCATCGGCAACGATACGATCGTGCTGGGCCAGACGATTTCCAAAGGCAGTGTCGATCTTGGTGCTGGCAGCGACAAGCTGACCCTGGCCGATGGCGTCAACAGCCTGGGCGTCTCCAATGTCGAGACCCTGGTGGGCGGCAGCGGCGCCGATACGGTGGCAATCTCGAGCAAGCTGACCAATGCCAGTATCGATCTGGGCGGCGGCAGCGACAAGCTGACCCTAGTCGGCGCGGGCAACAGCGCCAGTATCGCCAATGTCGAGACCCTGGTGGGCAGCAGCGGCAACGATACCCTTACGATCACCACCGGCCTGACCAATGCGAGTATCGATCTGGGTGCCGGCAACGACAGCCTGAAGCTGGCCGATGGCGGCAACAGCGCCACCATTGCCAATGCGGAAACCATCACTGGCGGCAATGGCGCCGACCTGATCACGCTTTCCGCCGCCGCCAAGGCCAGCATTGATCTCGGCGGCGGCAACGATGCGCTCAAGCTCGCCAACGCGGCCAATACTGTTACCGTTGCCTCGATCGAAACGCTGACCGGCGGCACGGCCAATGATTCCGTGGTGATCACATCGGCGCTGGCCTCCGGTGCGGTGATCGATCTTGGCGGTGGCCTCGATAAACTGACCCTGCAGAATGGCGGCACGCTTACCGTCACCGGTATCGAAACACTGATCACCGGCTCGACCAATGACAGCATCACCCTGGCCAACGCAGTCGCCAAGGGCAATATCGATCTCGGCGATGGCCAGGATAGCCTGACCCTCGCCGCCGGCGACAATACCCTGCAACTGACCGGCATCGAGACTGTTACCGGCAATAGCGGCGCCGATAGCATCACCTTCACCACCCAGGCGACAGCCACGGTCAACCTCGGTGCCGGCAACGACAAGCTCGCGCTCGGCAAGGGCAATAATGCGGTGACGCTGACCGGCGTCGAGACGGTGACCGGCAATGCCGGATTCGACACTGTGACGCTGATGGACACGGCGGCAAGCCGCATTGATCTCGGTGCCGGGGTCGACAAGCTGATCCTGACCAATGGCAACAACACCATCACCCTTGCTGGTGTTGAGAATCTTGTTGGTGGCAGCGGCGACGATGCTATTTCCGTCACCGGCGGCATTACCGGCGCGACCTATGATCTGGGCGCCGGCAGCGACAAGCTGAGCCTCGGCCTTGGCACTAATACGCTCACTGTCAGCAATGCCGAGACCATTCTGGGCGGCAATGCCAACGACACGATCACGCTGGGCAATGCCGTCACCGGCATAAGCATCGACCTTGCCAATGGCAACGACAGCCTGAAGCTGGCCCATGGCGGCAACAGCCTGACATTGAGCAATGTCGAAACCATCACCGGCGGCAATGATGCCGACCTGATCACGCTCGCAACCACGCTGGCGCGCGGCAGCATCGAACTTGGCGCCGGCGCCGACAAGCTGACGCTTGCCGATGGCGGGCCGCAGACTCTCACCATCGGCAATGTCGAAACGCTGATCGGTGGCAATGGCAATGACAGTATCGTCTTTACCACCGGCGTTACCGGCCTGGTCGATCTCGGCGACGGCAAGGACAAGCTGACGCTGGGCAATGGCGGCAACACGCTGACCCTGAACAATATCGAGACCATTGTCGGCGGCACTGGCGCGGACGTCATCACGCTCGGCGCGGCCTTGTCTGCCGCCAGCATCGATCTCGGCATCGGCAACGACAAGCTGGTGCTGGCCAATGGCGTCAACAACATCACGCTCGGCGGGGTTGAAACCCTGATCGCCGGCAATGGTGACGACACGATCACCCTGGTCAATGCTGTCGGCACCGCCGGCAGCTTCGATTTCGGCGGTGGCAGCGACAAGCTGATCCTGGCCGCCGGCATCAACACGGTGACGCTGAGCAATATCGAAACCGTGATCGGCAATAGCGGCACCGATAGTGTGACGCTGACCAACACGCTCAACGGCAGCGTTGATCTCGGTGCCGGCAGCGACAGTCTGACGCTGGCGAATGGCGGCAATATCCTGACGTTGACCAATATCGAGACGATTGTTGGCGGCAGTGGCGCCGATCTGATCACCCTGACCGGCGGTATCGCCAAGGGCAGCATCAGCCTGGGTGCCGGCAGCGACAGCCTGACGCTTGGCGCCGGTGCCAACACCCTGACCGTGAGCGGGGTCGAGACCCTGATCGGCAATTCCGGCGCCGATATCATCACCCTGCTCGATGCGGTGAATGGCAGCATCGATCTCGGCGACGGCAATGACAAGTTGACCCTGGCTGGCGGCAACAACACGCTGACCCTTAGCAATATAGAGAGTGTGATCGGCAATAGCGGCGTCGATGTCATCACGCTCAATACCGCCGGCACCAAAATCTATGTCGAGCTTGGCACCGGCGGCGACAAGCTGACGCTTGCCAATGGCGGCAATACGGCAACGATCGGCAATGTCGAAACCATCACCGGCGGTACCGGTGCCGATATCATCACCCTGCAGGCGGCCCTTACCACCGGCGGCAAGATCGATCTGGGTGATGGTGCCGACAAGCTGGTGCTGGCCAATGGCATCAACACGCTGACCTTGAGCAACATCGAGACCATCACCGGCGGCACGGGCGCTGATGCCGTTACGCTGACCCATGCGGTGACCGGCATCGATATCAACCTCGGCCTTGGCAGTGACAGCCTGGCGCTGACCAATGGCGGCAATGTGTTGACCATGAGCGGTGTCGAGACCCTGACCAGCGGCAGCGGCAATGACAGCATCACCTTCGGTGCGGCCGTGGCCAAGGGTAGTGTCGATCTTGGTGGCGGCAATGACAGCCTGACCCTGGCTTCGGGCACCAATACGCTGACCCTGGCCAATATCGAAACCGTCACCGGAAATTTCGGCGCCGACCTGCTCACCTTCACCACCACGCTGAATGGCGGTCTGATCGATACCGGCCTTGGCAATGACAAGGTGGTGCTGGCCGATGGTGGCAACACGGTCACCCTGACTGGCGTAGAGACCGTGATTGGCGGTGTCGGCAGTGACTATGTCACGGTTGCAGCCGCCCAGGGTAATCTGCAGATCAATATGGGTGCTGGCGCCGACAAGATCGTGCTGGCGGACGGCAATAACAACGCGACCATCGGCGATACCGAAATCATCATTGGCGGCACTGGTGCGGACACGATCAAGCTCACCACCGCGCTGGTTGGCCAGATCGACCTGGCGGCTGGCAATGACCGGGTAACGCTGTTCAACGGCGACAACAATCTGACCCTGACCGGCGTCGAGACCGTGATCGGCGGCACCGGCACGGATGATGTCAGGCTGACGGATGCGGTGACCAATGGCAGTTACTCGCTCGGTGCTGGCGTCGATACCCTGACGCTGGCAAATGGCACCAATGTCATCACCATCAGCGGTGTCGAAAGCCTGTTCGCTGGCAGCGGCTGCGACACGGTGACGCTGGGGGCTGGCGGCAACACCATCACGCTGAGCAATGTCGAGACGCTGATCGGCGGTGCCGGCGCCGATATCGTCACGCTGGCCACTACCTACAATGGCGAGATAGACCTCGGTGCCGGGGCCGACAAGCTGACACTTGCCGATGGTGGTAACAGTATCACGCTGAGCAATGTGGAATCGGTGATCGGCGGCAGCGGTGCCGATGTGATAACGCTCGATACCACGGTGGCTTCGGGTAATTTCGACCTTAATGGCGGCAATGACCGACTCTACCTGGCCGATGGCGGCAATACGCTAACGGTCACCGATGTGGAAACCCTGGTCGGTGGCAGCGGCAGCGACAAGATTACCCTGAACAGCGTACTGGGTACCGGCGCCCTGATCGACCTGGGCGATGGTGATGACAGCCTGACGCTTGCCGGCAGTGGCAATATCGTCACCCTGACCAATGTTGAAACCATCATCGCCAGCGCCGGCACCGACGATTTGACGCTCGCAACCACGGTAGACAACGGCAATATTTCGCTTGGCGCCGGCAGCGACAAGCTGAAATTCGCCGATGGCGGCAACACCGCCACGGTTACCTATGTCGAAACCATCACCGGCGGCGATGGTGCAGATATCATCACGCTGGGCACCGCGCCGGCCAGCGGCTCGGTCGATCTTGGCGACGGCGATGACAAGCTGGTGCTGACTGCCGCCAGCAACACCTTGCTGGTCGCGAATGTCGAAACCCTGATCGGCGGCAGCGGTGCGGATATCATTACCCTGGTCGGCTCGCTGGCCGCGAATACCCTGATCGATCTTGGCGTCGGCGCCGATAGCCTGACGCTGGCAGATGCGGTCAACGAGATCACGCTGAGCAATATCGAAACCCTCCAGGGTGGTGCGCTCGCCGATACGGTGACGCTGAGCGGCACCATGAGCAATGCCAGCATTGATCTCGGCGATGGTGGCGATGTGCTGGTGCTGGCTGATGGCGGCAACACGATCACGGTCTCGAATGTCGAAACCCTGACCGGCGGCAGTGGCAATGATGTCATCACACTGGGCGCCAGCCTGGCCGATGCCGTGATCGACCTTGGCGCCGGCACGGATACCCTGACGCTTTCGGCCGATGGCGGCAGCGCCACCATCGCCAATGTGGAAGTGCTGATCGGCGCGGCGGGCGACGATGTCATCACCTTGTTGGGCAATCTCACGGTGGCCAGCCTGGATCTTGGCGCCGGCAGCGACAGCCTGACGCTCGCCGATGGCGGCAACAGCCTGACGGCCAGCAATATCGAAACCCTGACCGGCGGCAGTGGCAATGATGTTGTCACGCTCGGTGCTGGCGGCAACACCATCCTGGTCGATGGCATCGAGACGCTGACCGGTGGTGCGGGTGCCGACAATGTCACGCTCGCCAATGGCGGCGTCACGCTCACCATCTCCGGCATTGAAACGCTGAATGGCGGCAGCGGTGCCGACAGCGTCACGCTTGTCGATGGCGGCAATACCATCACCATGAGCGGCATCGAAACCTTGATCGGCGGCAGTGGCAATGATGCCGTCACCTTCACGCAAGGGGTGGAGCCCGGCGCCATACTGGATCTTGGTGCCGGCAATGACAGTCTGAAGCTGGCCGATGGCGGCAACGAACTGACGGTCAGCAATATCGAGACGGTGATCGGCGGCACTGGCGCCGACAGCCTGACGCTCAGCGATGCCGGCGGCAGCATCACGGTCAGCAGCATCGAGACACTGACCGGCGGCAGCGGTGCCGACAATGTGACCCTGACTACCGCTTTCACCGGCGACAGCATCGATCTGGGTGCCGGCCTCGATACGCTGACCCTGGCCAATGGCACCAATACCATTACCACTGCCGGCATCGAGACCGTGAATGGCGGCACCGGCGCCGACACTATCACGCTCGGCGGCAGTCAGGCCGGCTTCGTCTTCGGTGGTGGTGGCAACGACACGATCGCCGGCAGCGTCGGCGCCGATACCTTGGTCGGTGGCGGCGGCACCAACAGTCTTACTGGCGGTGCCGGCAATGACCGTTTCGTATTCGACAGCACCAGCGGCAATACCACGGTGCTGGACATGGGCAGCGGCGACAAGATCGCCTTTGATACCAATAACAACAGCACGCTGACCGGCAACGCCTTCGTGCTGGCCGATCAACTGGTCGATAACGTCAATATCAAGATGGTGGCCGATGCGGTGGCCCGCGCCGCGACGCAGCTTGGCGAGGGCGGCTTCGTCTATCAGCAGGATACCGGCCAGCTCTACTACGAGGCCAATGGCGACTTCTTCAGCGGCAGCTCCATGCTGATCGGCAAGGTCACCACCGATGGCAGCACGCCCTGGACTTACGATTTCAGCGTCTTCCGCGAACTCTAA
- a CDS encoding alginate export family protein: protein MPLPRPSALLLLTASLYLAASPAHAEDDHEKKGISTELGSATLNFTFDAGFGGFSVTNPQFGGASNSPNGERAGKRNWFEGFVKPGLGIEQPIGDGTAYAGLSAIGSFTRGNGEAQATAGTAQQPDHFALEDAFIGWRSGATFAALGEDAVDISAGNQGFSIGDGFLIVDGTAEGWRRGAYVMGPRGAFERTAILKLNTDPVRADFFHLAGRVDQKRMRGNDSPSTQLYGANLEWFGSAHLDHGRSEYEERAWYLGATYLHIYDADTTATGGGANRDGLNVYALRAGLVPSDRFHGFGLYGEYALQENDKTGSKVKARAWYAEPQYTASALPWQPRLSYRFSRFSGDDNTNDTTDKSWDSLYSGGGPRGFGTWDQGEIYARYIGGNSNLRSQMIHLKLQPDEAFSLGGIYYRHDFDAVPNGASSRRLMDEVNLYAQWETPLKGLNLTLVGGMGKPGDGQKQSATANNAGNGEAVDRTIWLGQFVLGYSF from the coding sequence ATGCCCCTGCCCCGCCCCTCAGCCCTGCTCCTGCTCACCGCCAGCCTCTACCTTGCAGCATCGCCCGCTCATGCTGAAGATGACCATGAAAAGAAGGGCATCAGCACCGAGCTTGGCAGTGCCACGCTGAATTTCACCTTCGATGCAGGTTTCGGCGGCTTCAGCGTCACCAATCCACAATTCGGTGGGGCCTCGAACAGCCCGAATGGCGAGCGCGCTGGCAAACGCAACTGGTTCGAGGGCTTCGTGAAGCCCGGCCTGGGCATCGAGCAGCCGATCGGCGACGGCACCGCCTATGCCGGCCTTTCGGCCATCGGCAGCTTCACGCGCGGCAATGGCGAGGCCCAGGCCACTGCCGGCACGGCGCAGCAGCCGGATCACTTTGCGCTGGAAGACGCTTTTATCGGCTGGCGCTCGGGCGCCACCTTTGCCGCGCTGGGCGAGGATGCCGTGGATATCTCCGCCGGCAACCAGGGTTTCAGCATTGGCGATGGCTTCCTGATCGTGGATGGCACCGCCGAAGGCTGGCGCCGCGGCGCCTATGTGATGGGACCGCGCGGTGCCTTCGAGCGCACCGCCATCCTCAAGCTCAATACCGACCCGGTGCGCGCCGACTTCTTCCACCTCGCCGGCCGCGTCGACCAGAAGCGCATGCGGGGCAACGACTCGCCCAGCACGCAGCTTTATGGCGCCAACCTGGAATGGTTCGGCTCCGCGCATCTCGATCACGGCCGCAGCGAATACGAGGAGCGCGCCTGGTATCTCGGCGCCACCTATCTGCATATCTACGACGCCGACACCACTGCCACCGGCGGCGGCGCCAACCGCGATGGCCTGAATGTCTATGCGCTGCGTGCCGGCCTGGTGCCATCCGACAGGTTCCACGGCTTCGGCCTCTATGGCGAATATGCCTTGCAGGAAAACGACAAGACCGGCAGCAAGGTGAAGGCCAGGGCCTGGTATGCCGAGCCGCAATACACGGCCAGCGCCCTGCCCTGGCAGCCGCGGCTGAGCTATCGCTTCTCACGCTTCAGCGGCGACGACAACACCAACGACACCACCGACAAATCCTGGGACTCGCTCTACAGCGGCGGCGGTCCACGTGGCTTCGGCACCTGGGATCAGGGCGAAATCTATGCCCGCTATATCGGTGGCAACAGCAATCTGCGCAGCCAGATGATACATCTGAAGCTGCAGCCCGACGAAGCCTTCAGCCTCGGTGGCATCTATTACCGGCATGACTTCGATGCCGTGCCGAATGGCGCCAGTTCCCGCCGCCTGATGGACGAAGTGAACCTCTATGCCCAGTGGGAGACGCCGCTGAAGGGCCTCAACCTCACCCTGGTCGGCGGCATGGGCAAGCCCGGCGACGGCCAGAAGCAGTCGGCGACGGCGAACAATGCCGGTAATGGTGAAGCAGTGGACCGCACCATCTGGCTCGGCCAGTTCGTGCTCGGCTACAGCTTCTAA
- a CDS encoding TonB-dependent receptor: MSKPARLLSACAALFPLISQPLLAQEQTAETPTTLPPVLVSAPLPTQADDIPEGSTVLEGETLRLRHAATLGEALDHTPGIAATAFGPGASRPVIRGQGGPRVRVLQNGVDSFDAASVSPDHAVGTPIGGATRIEVLRGPATLLYGSSAIGGVVNVIDGRIPQAMPKDGASGSLRLGKSLSSSDNDSFASVTTAAGDRVALHAEGGFLNAEDYHAATGRVDNTAMRGRNGALGGSIFADGGYAGMAVSRFHSYYGIPGADPVHLAMRQTRLDMQFGLYDPLPLVSELRGKLGYGDYKHDEIEPSGEIATRFNSDSWEGRLEAVHKIGGIDGVVGLQSNRRDFTALGEEAYLPQNVTDSHALFVLERFETGPWQFSLGGRLEYQNIDVPSQAQERSFTNGSVAASAIYRFNKLYSTGLSLSRTERGPTAEELFSNGAHLATRSFEIGNTGLGKESALHAEWSLRKNQGDVTGALNLFNTRYRNFIYGAFTGAQQAGLDELLYSQTDADFRGVEIEAAWRFMQWAGFDLSVDGGLDYVRAEDRGNGRPLPLIPPIGYRAGFAADSEMLGFRFEAVGRLAQNRTGLNETGTSGYTVLNTAFTFRPFESNRAIELQLKGNNLTDRLGRNHVSLLKEEAPIRGREITLGLAMAF, translated from the coding sequence GTGTCCAAGCCCGCCCGCCTGCTCTCCGCCTGCGCCGCCCTTTTTCCTCTGATTTCTCAGCCTTTGCTGGCCCAAGAGCAGACCGCCGAGACTCCAACAACGCTGCCGCCGGTGCTGGTAAGCGCTCCCCTGCCGACCCAGGCCGATGATATCCCGGAAGGCAGCACGGTTCTGGAGGGTGAGACGCTGCGACTGCGCCATGCCGCCACCTTGGGTGAGGCCCTGGACCACACTCCAGGCATCGCCGCCACGGCTTTCGGCCCGGGTGCCAGCCGGCCGGTGATCCGTGGCCAGGGCGGCCCGCGTGTGCGGGTGCTGCAGAATGGCGTGGACAGCTTCGATGCCGCCAGCGTCAGCCCGGACCATGCCGTGGGAACGCCGATTGGCGGCGCCACGCGCATCGAAGTGCTGCGTGGCCCGGCGACCTTGCTCTATGGCAGTTCGGCCATTGGCGGCGTGGTCAACGTGATCGATGGCCGGATTCCGCAGGCGATGCCGAAAGACGGTGCCAGCGGTAGCCTGCGGCTCGGCAAAAGCCTGAGCAGCAGCGACAATGACAGCTTCGCCAGTGTCACCACGGCAGCCGGGGATCGCGTCGCCCTGCATGCCGAAGGCGGCTTCCTCAATGCCGAGGATTATCACGCCGCCACTGGTCGCGTGGACAATACCGCGATGCGCGGTCGCAATGGTGCGCTGGGCGGCAGTATATTTGCCGATGGCGGCTATGCCGGCATGGCGGTATCGCGCTTCCACAGCTACTACGGCATCCCCGGCGCTGATCCGGTACATCTGGCAATGCGCCAGACTCGCCTCGACATGCAGTTCGGTCTTTATGATCCATTGCCACTGGTCAGCGAATTACGCGGCAAACTCGGCTATGGCGATTACAAGCATGACGAGATCGAGCCGTCAGGGGAAATCGCCACCCGCTTCAACAGTGACAGTTGGGAAGGCCGCCTCGAAGCAGTGCACAAGATCGGCGGCATCGATGGCGTCGTTGGCCTGCAAAGCAACCGGCGGGACTTTACCGCGCTCGGCGAGGAAGCCTATCTGCCGCAGAACGTCACCGACAGCCACGCGCTGTTTGTGCTGGAACGGTTCGAGACCGGCCCCTGGCAGTTCTCGCTGGGTGGCCGCCTTGAATACCAAAATATCGACGTTCCCTCGCAGGCACAGGAACGCAGCTTCACCAATGGCAGCGTTGCCGCCAGCGCCATCTACCGCTTCAACAAGCTCTATTCCACCGGCTTATCGCTGTCGCGCACTGAGCGCGGACCGACGGCAGAGGAGCTGTTCTCCAACGGCGCCCATCTTGCCACACGCTCCTTCGAGATCGGCAATACCGGCCTGGGCAAGGAAAGCGCGCTGCATGCCGAATGGTCGCTGCGCAAGAATCAAGGTGACGTCACCGGCGCGCTTAACCTGTTCAATACGCGATACCGTAACTTCATCTATGGCGCTTTCACCGGGGCGCAGCAGGCCGGCCTGGATGAACTGCTGTACAGCCAGACCGACGCGGACTTTCGTGGCGTCGAAATAGAAGCCGCTTGGCGCTTCATGCAATGGGCCGGCTTCGACCTCAGTGTCGATGGCGGACTCGACTATGTACGCGCCGAGGATCGTGGCAATGGCCGGCCGTTGCCGCTGATCCCGCCCATCGGCTACCGCGCCGGCTTCGCTGCCGATAGCGAAATGCTGGGTTTTCGCTTTGAGGCGGTTGGCCGCCTGGCGCAGAACCGCACTGGCCTCAACGAAACCGGCACCAGCGGCTACACAGTGCTGAATACTGCCTTCACGTTCCGCCCCTTCGAGAGTAATCGCGCAATTGAGCTGCAACTCAAAGGCAACAACCTGACGGATCGGCTGGGACGCAATCATGTCTCCCTATTGAAGGAGGAAGCGCCAATCCGTGGCCGCGAAATCACCCTTGGACTGGCCATGGCCTTCTGA